The following are from one region of the Spirochaetota bacterium genome:
- the purF gene encoding amidophosphoribosyltransferase gives MNITDHSCSPHGIRPEDECGVFGIYGTDRAANLTYLGLYALQHRGQESAGIASSDEEHIYRYSGMGKVVDIFKEEHIESLFGHMAIGHNRYSTTGSSFLRNAQPFRADSILGPIVLSHNGNLVNAGSLRLALERDGSIFQTSIDTEVIVHLMARSGKGDFLEALIHALRQTKGAYSLLVMNRNHLYAVRDPHGFRPLVLGKLDDAWVVASETCALDIINAQYVREVQPGELLEITAGGVKSYFPFERHKQSLCVFEYIYFSRPDSIIFGSSVHEMRVQLGRMLAKQSGVEADITVPIPDSSICAALGYARESGILYEKGMIRSHYIGRTFIEPSQKIRDFGAKIKYNVVRPVVNEKRIVVVDDSIMRGTTMRKIITMFRGGGAREVHVRISAPPTRFPCFYGIDIPTRSELIASSHSTEEIRKYLRVDSIEYMTVESLLAAIDRPELRFCTACFDGNYPVEFEHSEDESKQKYLFEDMAMNEYY, from the coding sequence CTACCTCGGCCTGTACGCGCTACAGCACCGCGGCCAGGAATCGGCGGGAATAGCCTCGAGCGATGAGGAACATATCTACCGCTACAGCGGGATGGGCAAGGTGGTCGATATTTTTAAAGAGGAACATATCGAAAGCCTCTTCGGACATATGGCCATCGGCCATAACCGCTATTCGACCACCGGAAGCTCCTTCCTCCGCAACGCACAGCCCTTTCGCGCGGACTCCATCCTCGGACCGATTGTCCTTTCACATAACGGCAACCTGGTAAACGCCGGATCGCTCCGCCTCGCGCTGGAACGTGACGGATCGATCTTCCAGACCTCCATCGACACCGAGGTAATCGTGCACCTCATGGCGCGCTCCGGAAAGGGCGATTTTCTGGAGGCGCTGATCCATGCGCTGCGGCAGACGAAGGGGGCCTATTCGCTGCTTGTCATGAACAGAAACCACCTCTATGCCGTCCGCGATCCGCACGGATTCAGGCCTCTCGTGCTCGGCAAACTGGACGACGCCTGGGTGGTGGCGTCCGAGACCTGCGCCCTTGACATCATCAACGCGCAGTACGTGCGCGAGGTACAGCCGGGCGAGCTGTTGGAGATTACCGCCGGCGGCGTTAAGTCCTACTTCCCCTTCGAACGGCATAAGCAGTCGCTGTGCGTCTTCGAATATATCTATTTTTCGAGGCCCGACTCGATCATCTTCGGGAGCTCGGTCCACGAAATGCGCGTCCAGCTTGGGCGCATGCTCGCGAAACAGTCCGGCGTCGAGGCCGACATAACGGTGCCGATCCCCGACTCGTCCATCTGCGCGGCGCTCGGGTACGCGCGCGAATCCGGCATCCTCTATGAGAAGGGCATGATCCGCAGCCACTATATCGGCCGCACCTTCATCGAGCCCTCGCAGAAGATCCGCGACTTCGGCGCGAAGATCAAGTACAACGTCGTTCGCCCGGTCGTCAACGAAAAGCGCATCGTGGTGGTCGACGACTCGATCATGCGCGGCACCACCATGCGCAAGATTATCACGATGTTCCGAGGCGGCGGAGCCAGGGAGGTCCACGTGCGCATTTCCGCCCCGCCCACGCGCTTCCCCTGCTTTTACGGAATCGACATCCCCACGCGAAGCGAGCTCATCGCCTCGTCCCATTCCACCGAGGAGATACGCAAGTACCTGAGGGTGGATTCGATCGAATACATGACCGTGGAGTCGCTCCTTGCGGCCATTGACCGGCCCGAGCTCAGGTTCTGCACCGCCTGCTTCGACGGCAACTACCCGGTGGAGTTCGAACACAGCGAGGACGAGAGCAAACAGAAGTATCTTTTCGAAGACATGGCGATGAACGAATACTATTGA
- a CDS encoding type II toxin-antitoxin system VapB family antitoxin, translated as MRTNIDIDDKLMHEAMAATKLKSKKEVVHVALNELIRITKRKSILRFRGKAKWEGDLDKMRTTRQTD; from the coding sequence ATGAGAACCAACATAGACATAGACGACAAGCTTATGCATGAGGCCATGGCCGCCACAAAGCTTAAATCAAAAAAAGAAGTGGTGCATGTCGCGCTGAACGAGTTGATTCGAATTACCAAGCGGAAAAGCATTCTTCGTTTTCGCGGCAAGGCGAAATGGGAAGGCGATCTGGATAAAATGAGGACCACGAGGCAAACCGATTGA
- a CDS encoding PIN domain-containing protein has product MIVDTSIWIDFFNGVQNRQSDFLTDAAGSDKMIYLHSIILMEILQGFRSDRDHAAVKDILLSYQFVTEDAVPDAVGASDLYRSLKKQGVTIRKSLDCLIAYAAIKSGLPLLHKDRDFDIMAKHTKLKIIQP; this is encoded by the coding sequence TTGATCGTCGACACCTCCATATGGATTGACTTTTTCAATGGCGTACAAAACCGGCAATCGGATTTTTTAACTGATGCCGCCGGATCGGATAAAATGATATACCTGCATTCAATAATACTGATGGAAATCCTGCAGGGATTCCGGTCGGACAGGGACCACGCCGCGGTCAAGGATATTCTTCTATCATACCAATTTGTAACAGAAGACGCTGTGCCGGATGCTGTTGGCGCGTCTGACCTGTACCGTTCGCTGAAAAAACAGGGTGTAACGATCCGGAAAAGCCTGGATTGCCTGATAGCTTATGCAGCAATTAAAAGCGGCCTGCCGCTGCTTCACAAGGACCGCGATTTTGACATTATGGCAAAACACACGAAGCTTAAAATAATACAGCCATAG
- a CDS encoding AMP-binding protein encodes MNDTYSEKPWLKQYDKNVAPKLEYEEKCFAGKFAEIVAKYPDKTALIYMGARISFRELDALSNRLANYLIKSGLKPDDVVGLHLPNIPAHYIGVIGVQKAGCVSTGLSPLLTAPEMEHQLKDSGTKVVLTVDVLYAKIAEVGGKAPFSTVIVSEIADFLPGVKRVLGKLLKKIPTAEVGPIQGKKVVRFMDVMKESPADPVAVKRGFDDMIFMMYTGGTTGPSKGAVLTQRSYMSNRQQVMEWLDISPEDLVLSAFPLFHIAGLAIGGFSMIRGCTQICVPNPRDALFLINALKSYRPTIFVNVPTVFFELLKRPEFRSLKLREHLKWCLSAAAPFPAEYVKDLESVIGEGNFIELYGMTETSPVTICNPRYGKKKPSSIGMPVSDTDVKLIDPESNQPAKPGEPGEIVIRGPQLMRGYHNKPGETKNAIRDGWMYTGDVAKMDEDGYFYIVDRVKDMVIVSGFKVFTREVDEVLAKHPDVELGASIGLPDPERPGSERVVCAIVLKPGVEKSDAEKAKILQFLKEKIAPYKVPKVIEFMDQLPTSGVGKILKREIKRMMMEGRS; translated from the coding sequence ATGAATGATACGTATTCCGAAAAACCGTGGTTGAAACAGTACGACAAAAACGTTGCGCCGAAGCTTGAGTACGAGGAAAAGTGCTTTGCCGGCAAGTTCGCGGAGATCGTGGCGAAGTATCCGGACAAGACCGCCCTCATCTACATGGGCGCGCGCATTTCCTTCAGGGAGCTCGACGCGCTTTCGAACAGGCTGGCGAATTATCTCATCAAATCGGGATTGAAACCGGACGATGTGGTGGGGTTGCATCTTCCAAACATACCGGCGCACTATATCGGCGTCATTGGCGTGCAGAAGGCCGGGTGCGTCTCCACTGGCCTAAGCCCGCTCCTCACCGCACCGGAGATGGAGCACCAGCTCAAAGATTCGGGCACAAAGGTGGTTTTAACCGTCGATGTGCTGTACGCGAAGATTGCCGAGGTGGGGGGAAAGGCGCCGTTCTCCACCGTGATAGTCTCGGAAATAGCCGATTTTTTGCCGGGGGTAAAGCGGGTGCTGGGTAAGCTTTTAAAGAAGATACCGACTGCCGAGGTTGGCCCGATTCAGGGGAAGAAGGTCGTCCGCTTCATGGATGTGATGAAAGAGTCCCCGGCCGACCCCGTGGCGGTTAAGCGCGGTTTCGACGACATGATCTTCATGATGTACACCGGCGGCACCACGGGGCCCTCCAAGGGAGCGGTGCTCACGCAGAGAAGCTACATGTCGAACCGCCAGCAGGTGATGGAGTGGCTGGACATCAGCCCGGAGGACCTGGTGCTCTCCGCGTTCCCTCTATTTCATATCGCCGGCCTTGCCATCGGCGGTTTCAGCATGATCCGGGGGTGCACCCAGATCTGCGTGCCCAATCCCCGCGACGCGCTTTTTCTTATTAACGCTCTGAAGTCATATCGTCCGACGATTTTTGTAAACGTGCCGACAGTCTTTTTCGAGCTCCTCAAGCGTCCCGAATTCAGAAGTCTGAAGCTGCGCGAACACCTCAAGTGGTGCCTGAGCGCGGCGGCGCCGTTCCCCGCGGAATATGTCAAAGACCTTGAGTCGGTCATCGGAGAGGGGAACTTCATCGAGCTCTACGGAATGACTGAAACGTCGCCGGTGACGATCTGCAACCCGCGCTACGGGAAGAAAAAACCATCGTCCATCGGCATGCCCGTCTCCGATACCGACGTGAAGCTTATCGATCCGGAGAGCAATCAGCCCGCCAAGCCGGGTGAACCCGGTGAAATCGTTATACGCGGACCACAACTCATGAGAGGCTATCACAACAAGCCCGGGGAAACCAAAAACGCGATCAGGGACGGATGGATGTACACCGGCGACGTGGCGAAAATGGACGAGGACGGTTACTTCTACATCGTCGACAGGGTGAAGGACATGGTCATCGTGTCCGGCTTCAAGGTGTTTACACGCGAGGTGGACGAGGTGCTGGCCAAGCACCCGGACGTGGAGCTCGGCGCGTCGATCGGTCTCCCCGATCCGGAGCGTCCCGGTTCGGAGCGTGTGGTATGCGCCATAGTCCTGAAGCCCGGTGTCGAGAAGAGCGATGCCGAAAAGGCGAAAATACTGCAGTTTCTCAAGGAGAAGATCGCGCCGTACAAGGTTCCTAAAGTTATAGAGTTCATGGACCAGCTTCCGACCAGCGGCGTGGGTAAAATTTTAAAGAGGGAGATAAAGAGGATGATGATGGAGGGGCGTTCCTGA
- a CDS encoding GNAT family N-acetyltransferase, whose protein sequence is MITIDRIAEGDGDALASLLEELSGDTVNRPLMRDQLRAVMADPAYILLGARSGEILAGTAMGIVCRDLVGGCRPFLVVENVVVSEERRGKGIGKALMAALEREAEERRCLYINIVSGMHRTGAHRFYESVGYPPDAARGFRKFLR, encoded by the coding sequence ATGATCACAATCGATCGCATCGCCGAAGGGGACGGGGACGCACTCGCCTCCCTGCTCGAAGAGCTGTCGGGCGATACCGTTAATCGCCCGCTCATGCGCGATCAACTCCGCGCAGTCATGGCTGATCCGGCCTACATCCTCCTGGGGGCCCGCTCCGGGGAAATTTTGGCCGGCACCGCGATGGGCATCGTGTGCAGGGATCTGGTCGGCGGATGCAGGCCCTTTCTTGTTGTGGAGAACGTCGTTGTCTCCGAGGAGCGCCGGGGAAAAGGTATTGGGAAGGCACTCATGGCGGCGCTTGAGCGGGAGGCGGAAGAACGCCGATGCCTCTACATCAACATCGTGTCTGGCATGCACCGGACCGGCGCGCACCGGTTTTACGAATCCGTCGGCTACCCTCCCGACGCGGCGCGCGGCTTCAGAAAATTCCTGCGCTGA
- a CDS encoding HAD-IIIA family hydrolase — MKQAVFLDRDGTINEDVGDLFEIDRVVFIPGAVDALRMLAGRFDIFIITNQSGIGKGVFDLDRYRSFEYEYNALLAREGIDIVETYCCPHRNDEPCVCRKPSTHFMTAAADKYGIDLALSFVVGDHPHDVEMGARAGARAVYLLTGHGTRHRDELLVIPDHIADDLYGAAAWICASD; from the coding sequence ATGAAACAGGCTGTTTTTCTCGACAGGGACGGTACCATCAACGAAGACGTGGGGGATCTCTTCGAGATTGATCGCGTGGTGTTCATTCCCGGCGCCGTCGACGCGCTCCGCATGCTCGCCGGGCGGTTCGATATCTTCATTATTACAAACCAGTCCGGTATCGGGAAAGGAGTGTTCGATCTCGACCGGTATCGCTCGTTCGAATACGAATACAACGCACTTTTAGCGCGGGAAGGAATCGATATTGTCGAAACCTACTGCTGCCCGCACCGAAATGACGAACCGTGCGTCTGCCGCAAACCCTCCACGCATTTTATGACCGCCGCCGCCGATAAATACGGTATCGATCTCGCCCTTTCATTCGTAGTCGGCGACCACCCGCACGATGTGGAAATGGGCGCGCGCGCCGGCGCCCGGGCCGTTTACCTTCTTACCGGTCACGGCACCAGGCACCGGGACGAACTTTTAGTCATTCCCGACCATATCGCCGATGATCTCTACGGTGCCGCAGCCTGGATTTGCGCGAGTGATTGA
- a CDS encoding nitroreductase family protein — protein MKRTPVMMIITVIVALYQVSAGAQTSADVALKKPSIAGMNLIEALAARSSVRAFNEKPLSNDDLGAILWAANGVNRPGGKRTAPAAYGRQYIKLYVVSDEGAWLYDAEAHRLAAIANAGRKKDVATQGYVTRAPHILVIVADLGRFPLFVTGRDDRIRVAHSTAGCVAQNVYLMAAALKAGTCMVAGVDEKGARRALSLTKDELPLYVMPLGYPAK, from the coding sequence ATGAAACGAACGCCTGTCATGATGATTATAACGGTCATCGTCGCACTATATCAGGTCTCCGCCGGTGCACAGACTTCAGCTGATGTCGCTCTTAAAAAGCCATCCATCGCTGGTATGAATCTAATCGAAGCGCTCGCCGCGCGCAGCTCGGTGCGCGCCTTTAACGAAAAACCGCTTTCAAATGACGATCTCGGCGCCATCCTCTGGGCCGCCAACGGCGTCAATCGCCCGGGCGGAAAGCGCACGGCGCCCGCGGCCTATGGAAGGCAGTATATCAAGCTCTATGTCGTTTCCGACGAAGGCGCCTGGCTCTACGATGCGGAGGCCCACAGACTCGCGGCGATCGCCAACGCCGGACGGAAAAAAGACGTTGCCACACAGGGATACGTGACCCGGGCACCGCACATCCTGGTGATCGTCGCCGACCTCGGCCGCTTTCCTCTCTTTGTCACCGGCAGGGATGACCGTATCCGCGTTGCGCATTCCACCGCCGGCTGCGTCGCGCAGAATGTTTACCTGATGGCCGCGGCGCTGAAGGCCGGCACCTGCATGGTGGCGGGCGTGGATGAGAAGGGGGCGCGCAGGGCGCTCAGTCTCACGAAGGATGAACTTCCGCTCTATGTGATGCCGCTCGGTTATCCGGCGAAATAA
- a CDS encoding radical SAM protein encodes MKVLLINAPFPFEEAPTPPFGLMSLAGYLLREGIEVIIEDYIIQPYSRERVRRVLREFRPDVVGATAVTMNVKKALSILKDFREEDPGLATVMGGPHVSFDADGILKNNPFVDFIVRGEGEVSFTELLDCLKSGGNPSGVKGVSFRLGGEVVHNKDRPLIPDINILPEPARHLVPLSRYRALGFPISMVTSRGCPYKCIFCVGARMVGRKVRNFEVGRVVDEFEALSQMGFVQINIVDDLFTANQTRCKEICDEIVRRGVVHPWGAFARVDSVSPQLLEKMKTAGCTALCYGIESGDQAILDRIKKKTTLEKCRVAARISREAGIEPMMSFILGLPGETAETARTTMEFARTLSTSYGFHVLSPFPGTEVRDRAAEYGMKVLTDDWDLYDANHAVMDPGSIAPEEVERLANWYVDGITDYIDDLEPRKARGDVLSEADERALRGVRAFRFNRTLILDELIERYPGITNCAQRDTILLDFADYLERLFGYSRDEINDQLQRLINLKCIDLCNDARGSSVCWT; translated from the coding sequence ATGAAGGTTCTGCTCATTAATGCGCCGTTCCCCTTCGAGGAGGCTCCCACGCCCCCGTTCGGATTAATGTCCCTGGCGGGCTATCTGCTTCGTGAGGGAATCGAGGTGATCATTGAAGATTATATCATCCAGCCCTATTCCAGGGAGCGGGTAAGGAGGGTTCTGAGGGAATTCCGGCCCGACGTAGTGGGAGCCACCGCGGTGACCATGAACGTGAAAAAGGCCCTGTCAATACTTAAAGATTTCCGCGAGGAAGATCCCGGCCTTGCGACGGTCATGGGCGGGCCCCATGTTTCTTTTGACGCGGACGGAATTTTGAAGAACAATCCCTTCGTTGATTTTATCGTCAGGGGCGAGGGCGAGGTGAGTTTTACCGAGCTCCTGGATTGCCTGAAGTCCGGGGGCAATCCTTCCGGCGTAAAGGGCGTGTCGTTCCGCCTTGGCGGGGAGGTCGTACATAACAAAGACCGGCCCCTGATACCCGACATCAATATCCTTCCCGAACCGGCGCGACATCTGGTACCCTTGAGCCGGTACCGGGCCCTGGGCTTTCCCATCAGCATGGTGACCTCCCGGGGCTGTCCCTACAAGTGTATCTTCTGCGTGGGGGCCCGAATGGTGGGACGAAAAGTGCGCAATTTCGAAGTAGGGCGGGTGGTTGACGAGTTCGAAGCGCTTTCGCAGATGGGGTTTGTACAGATCAATATCGTGGACGATCTTTTTACCGCCAACCAGACCCGCTGTAAGGAGATATGCGACGAGATAGTCCGCAGGGGCGTCGTTCACCCCTGGGGGGCCTTCGCCCGGGTCGACAGCGTGTCGCCGCAATTGTTGGAAAAGATGAAAACGGCGGGCTGCACCGCGCTCTGTTACGGCATAGAGAGCGGGGACCAGGCGATCCTCGACCGTATCAAGAAAAAGACCACCCTGGAGAAGTGCCGTGTAGCGGCCCGGATTTCCCGGGAGGCCGGAATAGAGCCCATGATGTCATTCATCCTGGGGCTTCCGGGGGAAACGGCCGAAACGGCGCGCACGACCATGGAGTTCGCCCGTACCCTCAGCACCAGTTACGGCTTTCATGTGCTGTCGCCCTTTCCCGGCACCGAGGTAAGGGACAGGGCGGCGGAATACGGCATGAAGGTGCTCACCGACGACTGGGACCTCTACGACGCCAATCACGCCGTCATGGATCCGGGGTCCATCGCGCCCGAAGAGGTGGAGCGTCTGGCCAACTGGTATGTCGACGGCATAACCGACTATATTGATGACCTGGAGCCCAGGAAGGCGCGGGGGGACGTTCTTTCCGAGGCGGATGAACGGGCCCTCCGGGGGGTCAGGGCGTTTCGCTTCAACCGCACCCTGATTCTTGACGAATTGATCGAACGGTATCCGGGCATAACCAATTGCGCACAGCGGGACACCATCCTGCTGGATTTCGCCGATTACCTCGAGCGCTTATTCGGGTACTCCAGGGACGAAATAAACGATCAGCTTCAGCGGCTCATCAATCTCAAATGCATCGACCTGTGCAATGACGCGCGGGGTTCCAGTGTCTGCTGGACCTGA
- a CDS encoding response regulator, with amino-acid sequence MGTVSDNENIYKKPPPGIRPDGKSYRAIIVDDSRAARQILKQILLSVKFDVIEEIDNGGAAVEKLKNQNLRVDYLFVDVEMPVLNGVEVVKTVRGALPDCKIVMVTSHSEREKIEELIKLGINGYIKKPFDRDTVIFKLSGLR; translated from the coding sequence ATGGGCACCGTTTCAGACAACGAGAATATCTATAAAAAACCGCCTCCGGGAATCAGGCCCGACGGCAAATCCTATCGCGCGATAATCGTCGATGATTCGCGCGCCGCGCGTCAGATTTTAAAACAGATACTCCTCTCGGTAAAATTCGACGTCATCGAGGAAATCGACAACGGAGGCGCCGCGGTGGAGAAGCTGAAAAACCAGAACCTGCGCGTCGACTACCTGTTTGTGGACGTCGAAATGCCGGTCCTGAACGGAGTGGAAGTGGTTAAAACAGTCAGGGGCGCTCTTCCGGATTGTAAAATCGTGATGGTTACCTCACATAGCGAACGTGAAAAGATAGAGGAACTGATCAAGCTGGGAATCAACGGATATATAAAAAAGCCCTTCGACCGTGATACGGTCATTTTCAAGTTGTCCGGACTTCGCTGA
- a CDS encoding TetR/AcrR family transcriptional regulator, protein MIAKKMSGRKQMEKEHRRRAILEAARGLLLEKGYDTVSIRQIAGICELGTGTIYSYFSGKLEIYATLSTEVFDLLHDHFQAAFAPGDEPTESLRAIGAALLDFSVRHRAYYDFLDYFISSSRTIFPAEMKSRIDEYGGRVLAPIRDAIEAGIRTGEFIRVDSTRYALLFVGMMHGVIHFRKLKGTLLTETGFDALYRQGVESMIDSLRVSR, encoded by the coding sequence TTGATTGCCAAGAAGATGTCGGGTCGGAAACAGATGGAAAAGGAGCACCGGAGGCGGGCCATTCTCGAGGCGGCGCGTGGCCTGCTTCTTGAAAAGGGCTATGATACCGTATCGATCCGTCAGATAGCCGGGATATGCGAACTCGGAACCGGCACCATCTACTCGTATTTCTCCGGCAAATTGGAGATTTACGCCACGCTCTCCACCGAGGTATTCGACCTTCTGCACGATCACTTTCAGGCCGCGTTCGCTCCCGGTGATGAACCGACCGAAAGTTTGCGCGCCATCGGTGCGGCCCTCCTCGACTTCAGCGTGAGGCACAGGGCCTATTACGATTTCCTGGATTATTTCATATCCTCATCCCGTACGATCTTCCCGGCCGAGATGAAGTCGCGTATCGACGAATACGGAGGGAGGGTGCTCGCGCCAATAAGAGATGCCATCGAAGCGGGGATACGCACCGGCGAGTTTATCCGAGTTGATTCCACACGGTACGCTCTTTTATTTGTCGGAATGATGCACGGCGTGATTCATTTCCGGAAACTCAAGGGCACCCTGCTGACCGAAACGGGTTTCGACGCGCTGTACCGTCAGGGCGTGGAATCCATGATCGATTCGCTCCGCGTTTCGCGTTAG
- a CDS encoding sodium/glutamate symporter: MVIPFPFEALLGFGWLGVMLLLGVFLRAKVGLLQRFLFPSCLIGGLAGLALLQTGLFKVETSLLETFAYHLFNISFISVGLTIRSPEEQKAYGGREVLKGSIWMALVSGVMMPMQAIVGGGMVLMFNFFDFNLFKTFGFFAPLGFVQGPGQVLSVGKVWETLGFANAATIGLTFATIGFLFAFFVGVPMANWGIRRGMAEYAPKSLPKDLLVGIAPKGAPLEPAGRLTMHSGNIDTLAFQFALVGLVYLLTYALVHWVAGLLRPELAATLWGFFFFVGLLVSIAVRTIIIKIGYGHMVDPGVQRRVTGWSVDFLIVATVMAVQPAIVWQYALPIGTISLAVGVLTTLGIVYLGNRLSTLNIERMVGIYGICTGTASSGLLLVRVVDPEFRTTAAMELGFQAIFASVPVLSCMLLVSAPLIWNWSVELTLVVFAGLMLVFLALLKILKFWGKKRF, encoded by the coding sequence ATGGTTATCCCTTTTCCTTTTGAAGCCCTGCTGGGGTTCGGATGGCTGGGCGTGATGCTTCTTCTCGGCGTATTTCTCCGCGCGAAGGTGGGCCTGTTACAGCGGTTTCTCTTTCCCAGCTGTCTCATCGGCGGGCTGGCGGGCCTGGCGCTTCTGCAGACGGGCCTGTTCAAGGTTGAAACATCCCTGCTCGAGACCTTCGCCTATCATCTGTTCAATATTTCGTTTATATCCGTCGGTCTTACCATTCGCAGCCCGGAGGAACAGAAAGCCTACGGCGGGCGGGAGGTTTTAAAGGGGTCCATCTGGATGGCCCTGGTGTCCGGTGTCATGATGCCCATGCAGGCTATTGTAGGGGGAGGCATGGTGCTGATGTTTAATTTTTTCGATTTCAATCTTTTCAAGACCTTCGGTTTTTTCGCCCCCCTGGGTTTTGTTCAGGGTCCGGGGCAGGTGCTTTCGGTCGGTAAGGTGTGGGAGACCCTGGGTTTCGCAAACGCCGCCACCATCGGCCTGACCTTCGCTACCATCGGCTTTCTTTTCGCATTCTTCGTGGGCGTGCCCATGGCGAACTGGGGTATTCGCAGGGGCATGGCGGAGTACGCCCCGAAGAGTTTACCTAAAGATCTTCTCGTGGGGATCGCCCCGAAGGGAGCGCCCCTGGAACCGGCGGGCAGGCTTACCATGCATTCCGGGAACATAGATACCCTCGCTTTCCAGTTCGCACTGGTCGGGCTGGTCTATCTGCTGACCTATGCGCTGGTGCACTGGGTTGCGGGACTGCTGCGGCCCGAGCTTGCCGCCACGCTGTGGGGATTTTTCTTTTTCGTCGGCCTGCTGGTTTCCATCGCGGTGCGGACCATTATCATTAAAATCGGGTACGGTCACATGGTCGATCCGGGAGTCCAGCGGAGAGTAACCGGGTGGTCGGTGGATTTTCTGATCGTGGCCACGGTGATGGCGGTGCAGCCGGCGATTGTGTGGCAATACGCCCTGCCCATAGGGACGATTTCGCTGGCGGTCGGCGTTCTTACCACGCTGGGGATCGTCTATCTGGGGAACCGGCTCTCGACGCTCAACATCGAACGAATGGTCGGCATTTACGGCATCTGCACCGGAACGGCCTCCTCGGGGCTGCTTTTGGTGCGGGTCGTGGACCCGGAGTTTCGCACAACCGCGGCGATGGAGCTTGGCTTTCAGGCGATTTTCGCCTCGGTGCCGGTGCTAAGCTGCATGCTTCTGGTAAGCGCGCCTCTGATCTGGAACTGGAGTGTTGAGCTCACCCTGGTAGTGTTCGCCGGGTTGATGCTGGTGTTTCTCGCGCTCCTGAAGATTTTAAAGTTCTGGGGAAAAAAACGGTTCTGA
- a CDS encoding uroporphyrinogen decarboxylase family protein, whose product MNGKERILAALSIREPDRVPLYIHGINEAPIIGIGRQITDGLPDPKEFREMNDREKGKLLDTLFLIHEHFGIDGFTSFEIGHEAEVDERHVADDWGVVYTRSPHGLPVATGHPVREPGDLAGFSPPRPNRGHLLLLDLGRDRFKGEKALFWLMRGAFVRSWRLMGMENLMVQMFDNPEFVHRVARMVTDYSLEQLDMLVDAGLDVLVVEDDIADRHSPLISPKQYKEFITPYNMELVTKAHREGMKVVTHSDGNLWPLLDIILETGYDGLNPLEPQAGMELKKVKEHYGDRLCLVGNIDCVDLLPHGTPAEVEEAVRQAIADAAEGGGYILCDSNSLHPGVDPQNCIAMFESGKKYGKRRP is encoded by the coding sequence ATGAATGGTAAAGAGCGGATACTGGCCGCTCTGAGCATACGGGAGCCCGACCGGGTACCGCTGTACATCCACGGCATAAACGAAGCCCCGATAATCGGAATCGGACGGCAGATCACCGACGGCCTGCCCGATCCGAAGGAGTTTCGCGAGATGAACGACCGGGAAAAGGGCAAACTTTTGGATACGCTCTTCCTTATACACGAGCATTTCGGCATCGACGGATTCACCTCGTTCGAGATCGGCCACGAGGCCGAAGTGGACGAGCGCCACGTCGCCGACGACTGGGGCGTGGTGTATACCCGTAGCCCTCACGGCCTTCCCGTCGCGACCGGGCATCCCGTGCGGGAGCCGGGCGACCTTGCCGGCTTCTCCCCTCCCCGTCCCAACCGGGGGCACCTGTTACTCCTCGACCTCGGCCGGGACCGCTTTAAGGGAGAGAAGGCCCTCTTCTGGCTGATGCGCGGGGCGTTCGTCCGCTCGTGGCGGCTGATGGGTATGGAAAACCTGATGGTACAGATGTTCGACAATCCCGAATTCGTTCACCGGGTGGCCCGCATGGTGACCGACTACAGCCTGGAACAGCTCGACATGCTGGTCGATGCCGGGCTCGACGTGCTGGTGGTCGAGGACGACATCGCCGACAGGCACTCGCCGCTCATCTCCCCCAAACAATACAAGGAATTCATCACGCCCTATAATATGGAACTTGTCACGAAGGCCCACCGGGAGGGCATGAAGGTCGTCACCCACAGCGACGGGAACCTCTGGCCCCTGCTTGACATCATACTCGAAACCGGCTACGACGGACTCAATCCGCTCGAGCCGCAGGCGGGAATGGAGCTCAAAAAGGTCAAGGAACATTACGGTGACCGGCTCTGCCTGGTGGGGAACATCGACTGTGTGGACCTGCTCCCGCACGGCACCCCGGCCGAAGTGGAGGAAGCCGTGCGCCAGGCGATCGCCGACGCGGCCGAGGGGGGCGGTTACATCCTGTGCGATTCGAATTCGCTTCATCCCGGGGTCGATCCGCAGAACTGCATCGCCATGTTCGAGTCGGGCAAAAAATACGGGAAGAGAAGGCCTTGA